One Polynucleobacter sp. MWH-Spelu-300-X4 genomic window carries:
- the secF gene encoding protein translocase subunit SecF: MEFFRIRRDIPFMRHALALNIVSALTFVAAVFFLAFKGLHLSVEFTGGTVMEVSYSQAAPLDSIRSDLSKLGYQDIQVQNFGSSKDVLVRLPIQKDATGTIISSAQQSEQVLNTLKASNADVSLKRVEFIGPQVGKELATDGLLALLFVVLGIVIYLSVRFEWKFALAGIIANLHDVVIILGFFAFFQWEFSLSVLAAVLAVLGYSVNESVVIFDRIRENFRKYRKMDTVAIIDNAITSTTSRTIITHGSTQMMVLAMLLFGGPTLYYFSLALTIGILFGIYSSVFVAAALAMWFGVKREDLLKAEVKQVTPTDKPEDPNFGAQV; the protein is encoded by the coding sequence ATGGAATTTTTCCGCATCCGTCGTGACATTCCGTTTATGCGCCATGCTTTGGCGCTGAATATTGTCTCCGCATTAACTTTTGTTGCAGCTGTTTTCTTCTTAGCTTTTAAAGGCTTGCACCTATCCGTTGAATTTACAGGCGGCACGGTTATGGAGGTCAGCTACTCTCAAGCAGCACCACTAGACTCTATTCGCTCAGACCTATCAAAACTTGGCTATCAGGATATTCAAGTACAAAACTTTGGCAGCTCTAAAGATGTACTTGTACGTTTACCTATTCAAAAAGATGCTACAGGCACCATCATCTCTTCCGCTCAACAAAGCGAACAAGTACTAAACACACTTAAAGCATCTAATGCAGATGTTTCTTTAAAGCGCGTTGAATTTATTGGCCCACAAGTAGGTAAAGAACTAGCTACTGATGGCCTTCTCGCCCTTCTCTTTGTAGTATTAGGTATTGTTATTTACCTATCCGTTCGATTTGAATGGAAATTCGCTCTAGCCGGCATCATCGCTAACTTACATGACGTGGTTATTATTCTAGGATTCTTCGCCTTCTTCCAATGGGAATTTTCATTATCAGTACTAGCGGCGGTATTAGCAGTGCTTGGTTATTCAGTTAACGAATCAGTGGTTATCTTTGACCGTATTCGCGAAAACTTCCGTAAGTATAGAAAAATGGATACCGTTGCCATTATTGATAACGCGATCACAAGTACAACTAGCCGTACCATCATCACTCACGGCAGCACACAAATGATGGTTTTAGCCATGTTGTTATTTGGCGGTCCAACGCTTTACTATTTCTCTCTTGCTCTGACTATTGGTATTTTGTTTGGTATTTACTCTTCAGTTTTCGTTGCCGCAGCTCTTGCGATGTGGTTTGGCGTAAAACGTGAAGATTTACTCAAAGCTGAGGTTAAACAAGTGACCCCTACTGATAAACCTGAGGACCCCAACTTTGGAGCACAGGTATAA
- a CDS encoding 3-deoxy-D-manno-octulosonic acid transferase → MTVKNHRSPPRLLTRVTLGLYEFFWHLLLPVVLLRLYWKGRTQCGYRQNILERLGCYKKRVGSNKLVWVHAVSVGETRASAPLVQALLSDGYQVLLTHMTPTGRQTGLEIFSKAIAAGQLQQAYLPYDVSWAVGAFLRKFKPTLGLVMETEIWPVLLRTAVKAHVPLLLVNARLSERSARKTLKFGSIAKDIYQSFNQILAQTSIDAKRYESLGLNHVTVTGNLKFDVAPNFSQIDEAVNLRKNLSAEMQIVCAASTRDGEEEIVIAAWASLMKAHPDLAKTARLIIVPRHPQRFDEVHQLLQSNASLVARKSQLADELSFADALNKNAIILGDSMGEMSFYYALSDLVVMGGSLLPLGGQNFIEACSLGCPAILGEHTFNFQQASQDVIDAHAAIRVANVDELSKAMALLLSDKQLREKMSANAIDFSGQHMGATGKIMDVVHQY, encoded by the coding sequence GTGACAGTAAAAAACCATAGATCTCCGCCGCGTTTGTTAACGCGCGTAACTTTAGGGCTCTATGAGTTTTTTTGGCATCTTTTGCTGCCAGTGGTGCTGTTGCGTTTGTATTGGAAGGGGCGTACCCAATGTGGGTACCGCCAAAACATATTAGAACGCTTGGGTTGTTATAAGAAGCGGGTGGGCTCTAACAAGCTGGTTTGGGTTCATGCAGTTTCTGTTGGTGAAACTAGAGCATCTGCGCCACTCGTACAAGCTTTATTGTCTGACGGATATCAAGTTCTGTTAACTCACATGACACCTACGGGTAGACAGACTGGTTTAGAAATTTTTTCTAAAGCGATTGCCGCTGGTCAACTGCAACAGGCGTATTTACCTTACGATGTTTCTTGGGCGGTAGGCGCATTTTTAAGAAAATTTAAACCCACATTAGGCCTCGTTATGGAAACGGAGATTTGGCCTGTTTTATTGCGCACAGCGGTTAAAGCACATGTACCTTTGTTATTGGTTAATGCGAGATTATCAGAGCGTAGCGCTAGAAAAACTTTGAAATTTGGTTCTATTGCAAAAGATATTTATCAATCTTTTAATCAAATCTTGGCTCAGACATCCATTGACGCTAAACGCTATGAATCTTTAGGTCTTAACCATGTAACCGTGACTGGTAATTTAAAGTTTGATGTCGCACCTAATTTTTCGCAAATTGATGAAGCTGTTAATTTAAGAAAAAATTTATCAGCAGAGATGCAGATTGTTTGTGCGGCTAGCACGCGTGACGGGGAAGAAGAGATTGTTATCGCAGCATGGGCATCTTTAATGAAAGCCCATCCTGACTTAGCTAAAACGGCACGTCTAATTATTGTGCCAAGACATCCCCAAAGATTTGATGAAGTTCATCAACTATTACAAAGTAACGCATCTTTGGTAGCCAGAAAATCTCAGTTGGCAGATGAGTTGTCTTTTGCTGATGCATTAAATAAAAATGCCATCATTCTTGGTGACTCCATGGGGGAAATGAGTTTTTATTACGCATTGTCTGACTTGGTTGTGATGGGAGGTAGCTTGCTTCCCTTGGGTGGTCAGAATTTCATTGAGGCTTGTAGTTTAGGTTGTCCGGCTATTTTGGGTGAGCATACATTCAATTTCCAACAAGCTAGCCAAGATGTCATTGATGCTCATGCAGCCATTCGTGTTGCAAATGTAGATGAGCTTTCAAAAGCGATGGCGTTGCTTCTATCCGATAAGCAGTTACGTGAAAAGATGAGTGCAAATGCCATTGATTTTTCTGGGCAGCACATGGGGGCTACGGGAAAAATTATGGATGTTGTGCATCAATACTAA
- the yajC gene encoding preprotein translocase subunit YajC, with protein sequence MFISNAYAQAAGAEGGGIMGFLPLILMFVVLYFVMIRPQMKRQKEVKNMLDALAVGDEVVTVGGLMGKVTSIKDQYLSVELLPGTEVKMQRNAVTAVLPKGTIKAI encoded by the coding sequence ATGTTTATTAGCAACGCTTACGCACAAGCCGCTGGAGCCGAAGGCGGTGGAATTATGGGCTTTTTGCCACTTATTTTAATGTTTGTGGTTTTGTACTTCGTCATGATTCGCCCGCAAATGAAACGTCAAAAAGAAGTGAAGAACATGTTAGACGCATTAGCAGTTGGCGATGAAGTTGTAACAGTTGGCGGATTAATGGGTAAAGTTACCTCTATCAAAGATCAATATCTTTCTGTGGAACTATTGCCAGGTACTGAAGTCAAAATGCAAAGAAACGCTGTGACTGCAGTATTGCCAAAAGGCACGATCAAAGCTATTTAA
- the secD gene encoding protein translocase subunit SecD has protein sequence MNRYPLWKYLVIVVALLIGAIYTLPNFFGEAPAVQISAGKATVKVDLATQDRVAQILADANIESKGIQFERAGSNGTIKIRLTNTDNQLKAKDVLQKSLNPDSNDPTYVVALNLISNTPAWLNSMGAMPMYLGLDLRGGVHFLLQVDMRGALQKKLESLTSDTRTQLREKSLRHMGIERQNDQIVIKFSNQDDAAAARLLLNKNLADLDFNVERAADGFKVIGKFKQNAIKEVQENAVKQNITTLHNRVNELGVAEPVIQQQGQDRIIVQLPGVQDTARAKDIIGRTATLESRLADPVKTYLLSGETPPPGADIYRTGDGRQVVFKRSVIFSGDRITSASAGFDSNQRPSVNITLDSAGGRVMQEVTRENIGKPMGMILFEKGRGEVLTVATIQSEFGSKFQITGQPSTESANDLALLLRAGSLAAPMEIIEERTIGPSLGADNIAKGFNSVIYGFCAIAIFMMAYYLLFGFFSVIALAVNLFLLVAILSMLQATLTLPGIAAMALALGMAIDSNVLINERIREELRNGASPQAAIAAGFERAWGTILDSNITTLIAGVALLAFGSGPVRGFAVVHSLGILTSMFSAVFFARGVANLWYGRQKKLQKLSIGQVWRPTE, from the coding sequence ATGAACCGTTACCCGCTGTGGAAGTACCTTGTTATCGTCGTGGCACTTTTAATTGGCGCCATCTACACGCTCCCAAATTTTTTTGGGGAAGCGCCAGCTGTACAAATATCAGCGGGTAAAGCAACGGTTAAAGTTGATTTAGCCACTCAAGATAGAGTGGCTCAAATTTTGGCTGATGCCAATATTGAGAGTAAAGGCATTCAATTTGAGCGAGCTGGCAGCAATGGCACCATCAAAATTAGATTAACTAATACGGATAATCAGCTCAAAGCTAAAGATGTACTTCAAAAATCTTTAAACCCTGACAGCAATGACCCAACCTATGTTGTTGCTCTCAACTTAATCTCCAATACCCCAGCATGGCTTAACTCAATGGGTGCCATGCCGATGTATTTAGGCCTAGATTTACGTGGCGGCGTACATTTCTTATTACAAGTAGATATGCGTGGCGCGCTACAAAAGAAACTTGAAAGCTTAACGAGTGATACAAGAACGCAATTAAGAGAAAAATCTCTGCGTCACATGGGTATCGAGCGTCAAAACGATCAAATCGTCATCAAATTTTCAAACCAAGACGATGCCGCTGCAGCGAGATTATTGCTCAACAAAAATCTCGCTGATTTAGATTTCAATGTTGAAAGAGCTGCTGATGGCTTTAAGGTTATTGGTAAATTTAAGCAAAACGCAATTAAAGAAGTTCAAGAAAACGCTGTAAAGCAAAACATCACTACATTACATAACCGCGTCAATGAACTAGGCGTTGCCGAACCAGTAATTCAACAACAGGGTCAAGACCGCATCATTGTTCAATTACCTGGCGTACAAGATACAGCTCGCGCAAAAGATATTATCGGCCGCACAGCAACACTTGAATCACGCTTAGCGGACCCAGTTAAAACATATTTACTTTCCGGAGAGACTCCACCCCCTGGCGCCGATATTTATAGAACAGGTGATGGCAGACAAGTTGTTTTTAAACGTTCTGTTATTTTCAGTGGTGACCGTATCACCAGCGCTTCAGCAGGATTTGACTCCAACCAACGTCCATCTGTGAACATCACACTAGACTCCGCTGGCGGCAGAGTGATGCAAGAAGTTACTCGTGAAAACATTGGCAAACCAATGGGTATGATTCTTTTTGAAAAAGGTCGTGGCGAAGTATTAACTGTTGCAACCATCCAAAGTGAATTTGGCTCTAAATTCCAAATCACAGGCCAGCCAAGTACTGAAAGCGCGAATGACTTAGCTCTATTACTCAGAGCTGGATCGCTAGCCGCCCCAATGGAAATTATTGAAGAACGTACGATTGGCCCAAGCCTTGGTGCAGATAACATTGCTAAAGGTTTCAACTCTGTTATTTACGGCTTCTGTGCCATTGCTATTTTCATGATGGCCTACTACCTATTGTTTGGCTTCTTCTCGGTCATCGCATTGGCAGTTAATCTGTTCTTATTGGTTGCAATTCTGTCTATGCTACAAGCAACCTTAACCTTGCCTGGCATTGCCGCTATGGCACTTGCTCTAGGTATGGCAATTGACTCTAACGTTCTAATTAATGAGCGTATTCGTGAAGAACTTAGAAATGGTGCAAGCCCACAAGCAGCAATTGCGGCTGGCTTCGAAAGAGCTTGGGGCACGATTCTTGACTCCAATATCACCACGCTTATCGCAGGCGTTGCCTTATTAGCATTTGGTTCAGGCCCAGTTAGAGGTTTTGCGGTCGTTCATAGTTTAGGCATTCTTACTTCGATGTTCTCTGCGGTATTTTTTGCTAGAGGTGTTGCAAACCTTTGGTATGGCCGTCAGAAGAAATTACAAAAACTATCTATTGGCCAAGTTTGGCGCCCAACTGAATAA